From Pseudomonadota bacterium, a single genomic window includes:
- a CDS encoding YitT family protein — translation MKNKPQALFLSPQQLLRDIILFPVGSALCAIAINGILIPQDFVTGGITGVSLIIHKFMPGVNVGWIYLILNVPLFTLAWMAVGRRFFVYSIFGTLSLTLAIAFVQVNINLEDRMLNALLAGLILGAGAGICLRTSGSQGGTDILSVMLLKRFSISMGTTILAINAMVLLLISVYYSIESVLYTLIILYVSSRVINIVVTGLSQRKAVFIISAQWEEISQEILKDIRRGVTIIKGEGGYTRKEEHILYAVITFTEIGQLKRLVHNIDPTAFIVISDTLEVSNYRIGNQPHW, via the coding sequence ATGAAGAATAAACCCCAGGCGCTTTTTCTTTCACCCCAACAGTTGTTGCGGGATATCATTTTATTTCCTGTTGGCAGCGCCCTTTGCGCTATCGCCATCAACGGCATTCTGATTCCGCAGGATTTCGTCACCGGCGGCATTACCGGCGTCTCACTGATAATCCATAAATTCATGCCGGGGGTCAACGTCGGCTGGATTTATCTGATTCTCAACGTGCCGCTGTTTACCCTGGCCTGGATGGCGGTGGGGCGGCGCTTCTTTGTTTACAGCATTTTCGGCACCCTTTCTCTGACCCTTGCCATCGCATTTGTTCAGGTCAACATTAATCTGGAAGACAGGATGCTGAATGCCTTGCTTGCTGGTCTGATTCTTGGGGCAGGAGCCGGGATTTGTCTGAGAACATCCGGATCGCAGGGCGGCACGGATATTCTCTCGGTCATGCTCCTGAAGCGGTTTTCCATAAGTATGGGGACTACGATTCTGGCGATTAATGCCATGGTTTTACTGCTGATATCAGTCTATTATTCCATAGAAAGCGTGCTCTATACGCTGATTATTCTCTATGTCAGTTCCCGGGTGATTAATATAGTGGTTACCGGCCTCAGCCAGCGGAAGGCGGTGTTTATCATTTCAGCGCAATGGGAAGAAATATCGCAGGAGATTCTCAAGGACATCAGGCGCGGGGTGACGATTATCAAAGGGGAGGGCGGCTATACCAGGAAGGAGGAACATATCCTTTACGCGGTAATTACTTTTACAGAAATCGGTCAACTCAAACGACTGGTTCACAATATCGACCCAACGGCGTTTATCGTGATCAGCGATACCCTGGAGGTGTCAAACTACCGGATCGGAAACCAGCCGCACTGGTAG
- a CDS encoding response regulator, with protein sequence MSITASESILIVDDEQQLCDLLSRLLEKESYSCRTVNSGNDAQALLAEDDFALILLDVEMPEMNGLQLQEIIRDKYPDIAIIMVSGVDDREIIFQALKNGAYGYIIKPIEQMEVIINVKNALRLRKLEIENREYQIELERLVDERTFELRKAYKELQSSQEQLIQQEKLATIGHLAAGVAHEIKNPTGYIGSNLGTMNKYLDKFSEFIEMQDQTVQDLPAEKITELRQARKKLKIDFAMEDARDIISECLEGVERIKKIVEGLKSFCRKEQDTSRPVNINDCMENALTVAWNELKYKATVEKNYGDLPQVECFPNQLGQVFMNLLVNAAHAIKDQGTITITTRKDGDAVLVSITDTGCGMPKSIQEKIFEPFFTTKEDGVGTGLGLSIIKEIVAKHNGEIFLESEEGKGSTFTLRIPCQQ encoded by the coding sequence ATGTCTATTACAGCAAGCGAAAGTATTTTAATTGTCGACGATGAGCAGCAGCTCTGTGACTTGTTGTCGCGTTTGCTTGAAAAGGAAAGCTATTCCTGCCGGACGGTGAACAGTGGAAATGACGCACAGGCTCTTCTTGCAGAGGATGATTTTGCCCTCATTTTGCTGGATGTCGAAATGCCGGAAATGAATGGTTTGCAACTTCAAGAAATAATACGGGATAAATACCCTGATATTGCAATAATTATGGTTTCAGGAGTGGATGACAGGGAGATTATTTTCCAGGCCCTTAAAAATGGTGCGTATGGTTATATAATCAAGCCCATTGAGCAGATGGAGGTCATCATCAATGTGAAAAACGCCCTCCGACTGCGTAAGCTTGAAATTGAGAACAGAGAATACCAGATTGAACTCGAACGCCTGGTGGATGAACGGACCTTTGAACTCCGGAAGGCATACAAGGAGCTGCAATCCTCCCAGGAGCAGCTGATCCAGCAGGAAAAGCTTGCCACCATCGGCCATCTTGCCGCAGGCGTGGCCCACGAAATAAAAAACCCCACCGGTTATATCGGCAGCAATCTCGGCACCATGAACAAGTATCTCGACAAGTTTTCCGAATTTATCGAGATGCAGGACCAGACGGTTCAGGACCTGCCCGCTGAAAAGATAACCGAACTGCGCCAGGCCAGGAAAAAACTCAAAATCGATTTCGCCATGGAGGATGCCCGGGACATAATCTCCGAGTGCCTGGAGGGAGTTGAGCGAATCAAGAAGATTGTCGAGGGGCTCAAATCATTCTGCCGCAAAGAACAGGATACTTCGCGCCCCGTCAACATCAACGACTGCATGGAAAACGCCCTCACCGTCGCCTGGAACGAGTTGAAGTACAAAGCAACCGTTGAAAAGAACTACGGCGACCTGCCGCAGGTTGAATGTTTCCCGAACCAACTCGGCCAGGTGTTCATGAATCTCCTGGTCAACGCCGCCCATGCCATTAAAGATCAGGGGACGATAACCATCACCACCCGTAAGGACGGCGATGCAGTGCTTGTGTCGATCACCGATACCGGCTGCGGCATGCCGAAATCGATCCAGGAAAAAATCTTCGAACCATTCTTCACCACCAAGGAAGACGGGGTCGGCACCGGCCTGGGACTGAGCATCATCAAGGAAATTGTTGCCAAACATAATGGCGAGATATTCTTGGAGAGTGAAGAAGGGAAAGGTTCAACTTTTACCTTGAGAATTCCCTGTCAGCAGTAA
- a CDS encoding response regulator, which produces MENTIKIYEDNSLPILVVEDDEGLNHLIVKILRKADLQAEGVHTGKEAITRMLDGFQGFMLLDYLLPDMTGKDVVTRLIAEQKKVPFIIMTGHGDEKIAVEMMKFGARDYLIKDAKFINLLPRILKRAIRELTTEQKLTRSEQQLEIRNKINEIFLTKPNDEMYADVLDAVLETMKSPYGVFGYINAAGDLVAPSMTRHVWDQCRISNKQIVFPIETWGDSSFPRAIREKKSNYSNEKSSHTPKGHIKIKRHISMPIQLNGEVIGLFQVANKKTAYTENDVAMLEIIGSIVSPVLKARLEQAKSINELLIEKNQQADAIQVLAILNQPTRQLEAIHEVIKLIRKFTGAEAVGIRLKDGENFPYYQTTGFSQEFVDMENELCAQDQDGGILRDNQGKAILECMCGYVISGRTDPTQPFFTRGGSFWTNSISHLLASNTEISQLDRMQNCFDSMGYESMALIPFQIQTETVGLLQLSDHRRDIFTVEMIEFLEGLTANIAVSLARRWAEENLLESEKQLLQAQKMEAVGTLAGGIAHDFNNMLSVINGYAEISLCSLNPVDPLYKDIQEILKAGKRSAELTRQLLAFARKQTINPKVLNLNDLLEFSQKMLGRLVGEDLDLQIISAADLWNVSIDPSQFDQIITNLAVNARDAIHGVGKIIVETANMSLDKSYCQMHQGFIPGDFVMLSFSDSGVGMDDDIKEHIFEPFYTTKAEGKGTGLGLSTVFGIVKQSNGFMNVYSEPGKGTTFKIYLPKFSGAVDETTVSTGIEHLNGTETVLIVEDEIQILQLAGRILSTLGYTTLMAATPDEACLLVEKYDKPIHLLLTDVVMPTMNGRELMEKVEAIKPEIKTIFMSGYTADIIVHRGVLAQGIHFVQKPFSQKILANKVRMVLDGTVES; this is translated from the coding sequence ATGGAAAACACCATAAAAATTTACGAGGATAACAGTCTACCGATCTTAGTGGTTGAAGATGACGAAGGCCTGAATCATTTAATCGTCAAAATCCTGCGCAAAGCCGATCTACAGGCCGAGGGCGTCCATACCGGCAAGGAGGCGATAACCAGGATGCTTGATGGGTTTCAGGGCTTCATGCTGTTGGATTATCTGCTGCCGGATATGACGGGCAAAGATGTCGTGACAAGGCTCATCGCCGAGCAAAAAAAAGTTCCCTTTATCATCATGACCGGCCATGGCGACGAAAAGATAGCTGTGGAAATGATGAAATTCGGCGCCAGAGATTACCTGATCAAGGACGCCAAGTTCATCAATTTGCTGCCCAGAATTCTGAAAAGGGCTATCAGGGAACTGACAACAGAACAAAAACTCACCAGGAGCGAACAGCAGCTGGAAATCCGCAATAAAATCAATGAGATTTTCCTCACCAAACCGAATGATGAAATGTATGCCGATGTATTGGATGCCGTACTTGAAACAATGAAAAGTCCGTACGGAGTGTTCGGATACATCAATGCGGCGGGCGACCTGGTTGCTCCGTCAATGACCAGGCACGTCTGGGATCAATGCCGAATCTCGAACAAGCAAATTGTCTTTCCAATAGAAACCTGGGGAGATAGCAGCTTTCCCCGGGCAATCCGGGAAAAGAAATCCAACTATTCCAACGAGAAATCCAGCCACACTCCAAAAGGGCACATTAAAATAAAGCGCCATATTTCCATGCCCATCCAACTGAACGGCGAAGTGATCGGACTCTTTCAGGTTGCCAACAAAAAAACCGCCTACACCGAGAACGATGTGGCAATGCTGGAAATTATCGGTAGCATTGTTTCTCCGGTACTCAAGGCCAGGCTGGAACAGGCAAAAAGTATAAATGAGCTTCTGATTGAAAAGAATCAGCAGGCGGACGCGATTCAGGTCCTGGCCATCCTGAACCAGCCCACCAGGCAACTGGAGGCTATCCATGAGGTCATAAAGCTGATCAGAAAATTCACCGGCGCCGAAGCTGTTGGAATTCGCCTGAAAGATGGCGAGAATTTCCCCTATTACCAGACAACAGGTTTTTCGCAGGAATTTGTCGATATGGAAAACGAGCTTTGCGCCCAAGATCAGGACGGAGGCATTCTTCGTGATAACCAGGGTAAGGCAATCCTTGAATGCATGTGCGGCTATGTCATCAGCGGCAGAACCGACCCAACACAGCCGTTTTTCACCAGGGGCGGCAGCTTCTGGACGAACAGTATCAGCCATCTCCTTGCCTCGAACACAGAAATATCTCAGCTGGATCGCATGCAAAACTGCTTCGATAGTATGGGTTACGAATCCATGGCACTAATCCCTTTTCAGATCCAAACAGAAACCGTGGGTCTTCTCCAGTTGAGCGACCACCGCAGGGATATTTTCACTGTTGAAATGATTGAATTCCTCGAAGGTCTGACTGCAAACATTGCCGTGAGCCTTGCCCGCAGGTGGGCCGAAGAAAATTTACTGGAAAGCGAAAAGCAGTTACTCCAGGCGCAGAAGATGGAGGCCGTTGGCACGCTTGCCGGCGGCATAGCCCATGATTTCAATAATATGCTGAGCGTCATAAACGGCTATGCCGAGATATCTTTGTGCAGCCTCAATCCCGTTGATCCGCTTTACAAGGACATCCAGGAAATTTTAAAGGCCGGAAAACGTTCGGCGGAACTGACACGGCAGTTACTGGCTTTTGCCAGAAAACAGACCATCAACCCCAAGGTGCTGAATCTAAACGACCTGCTGGAATTCTCCCAGAAGATGCTGGGACGGCTTGTGGGTGAGGATCTTGATCTCCAGATTATTTCCGCTGCCGATCTCTGGAATGTTTCAATCGATCCTTCTCAGTTTGATCAGATTATCACCAATCTGGCGGTCAACGCCCGTGACGCCATTCATGGAGTTGGAAAAATAATCGTGGAAACCGCCAATATGTCGCTGGATAAATCATATTGTCAGATGCATCAAGGCTTCATCCCCGGTGACTTTGTGATGCTATCCTTCAGTGATAGCGGTGTCGGCATGGATGACGATATCAAGGAACATATCTTTGAACCTTTCTATACCACCAAAGCGGAAGGAAAGGGAACCGGACTCGGCCTTTCCACCGTATTCGGGATCGTCAAGCAAAGCAATGGATTCATGAATGTGTACAGTGAACCAGGAAAGGGCACAACCTTCAAAATATACCTGCCAAAATTTTCAGGTGCTGTGGATGAAACTACAGTGTCCACCGGCATAGAACATTTAAACGGCACTGAGACAGTACTGATCGTCGAGGATGAGATTCAGATTCTTCAATTAGCAGGCAGAATACTGAGCACGCTCGGCTATACCACCCTCATGGCGGCCACTCCAGATGAGGCCTGCCTGCTTGTTGAAAAATACGATAAGCCAATACACCTGCTTCTGACTGATGTGGTGATGCCCACCATGAACGGCAGGGAGTTGATGGAAAAAGTTGAAGCTATTAAGCCTGAAATCAAAACCATTTTCATGTCTGGATATACGGCAGATATAATTGTTCACCGCGGTGTGCTGGCCCAAGGAATACATTTTGTACAGAAACCATTCAGCCAGAAGATTCTTGCAAACAAGGTCAGAATGGTCCTTGATGGTACGGTTGAATCCTGA
- a CDS encoding response regulator, whose amino-acid sequence MKKEMTVIITDDDEGHAALIQKNLKRAGINNTILHFKDGQEVLDFLFRKGNGPQREPDTPYLLLLDIRMPKIDGIEVLKQIKADKELRKIPVIMVTTTDDPQEVNLCHSLGCSNYITKPVDSNKFVEAIKQLGLFLLVVEIPHINGKNK is encoded by the coding sequence ATGAAAAAAGAAATGACAGTCATTATAACAGATGACGATGAGGGCCACGCCGCCCTTATCCAGAAAAACCTGAAACGGGCGGGAATCAATAATACCATCCTGCATTTCAAGGATGGCCAGGAGGTGCTGGATTTTCTATTCAGAAAGGGGAATGGACCTCAGAGAGAACCAGATACTCCCTACTTGCTGCTCCTGGATATCCGAATGCCGAAAATCGACGGCATTGAGGTTTTAAAACAAATTAAGGCAGACAAGGAATTGCGCAAAATACCGGTGATCATGGTGACCACCACGGATGATCCGCAGGAGGTGAATCTCTGCCACAGTCTGGGTTGCAGCAATTATATAACCAAACCCGTTGATTCCAATAAGTTTGTCGAGGCAATCAAGCAACTGGGGCTTTTTCTGTTGGTTGTTGAGATCCCCCACATTAACGGCAAAAACAAATAG
- a CDS encoding sensor histidine kinase codes for MKISTKLYAGFLLVLALTAALGFHISSMNSKSLLENVGREAVFEAEGIMKRIDQSIHDKIMEVGAATRRNWVISIVAASNTRFEQLENIEDYLAEMESQWTGASSDMANTVQQELMSNDLANELRDEFITFHETKDGNRSLANILITNRYGASIAQTDQIDHFRHDTETWWQESKQQEMYIEELGGMNKISHTQGIPVSFRIVDDTNNFFGMLKTEIDIKAKIRSVELATKHYKTSQITLLTSDGRVIYRTRPYRFMEDFSSWKYFNRLQGKDNSFAGISQGNKEKLYSFSRSKGYKHYPGSGWILMVENDLDEVMAPARSLRNKIVITTLILILLGLLLAFFISQTIIRSLSKLREGVERIGKGDLAHKIELDTTDEVGQLAHSFNEMTRNLKNITASRDELETEIAQRKQVEKERTKLTAEITRKNMELEQIVYVTSHDLRSPLVNVQGFSKELENAIKELVDVYEDGEISGEEAKKKVAPLLLEDIPESLKYIQKSIDKMDALLAGLLGLSRLGRAILDIEDCDMDRLMKDVLASVEYQINASGVIVDLSPLPPCRGDADQLNQVFSNIIDNALKYFDPDRPGRISLSGQIKNGRAVYCVTDNGIGIAAEHQNKIFELFHRLNPAASSGEGLGLNIISRILERQDGKVWLESEPGKGSSFYVELPGQEIG; via the coding sequence ATGAAGATAAGCACAAAATTATATGCCGGGTTTCTGCTTGTGCTGGCCTTGACCGCAGCCCTTGGTTTTCATATATCCTCCATGAACAGCAAATCCCTGTTAGAAAATGTGGGCAGGGAGGCTGTTTTTGAAGCTGAAGGGATCATGAAAAGGATTGATCAGAGCATTCACGACAAGATTATGGAAGTTGGGGCTGCCACCAGGCGCAACTGGGTAATCTCGATTGTCGCAGCATCAAACACCCGGTTTGAACAGCTGGAGAACATTGAAGATTATCTTGCTGAAATGGAAAGTCAATGGACTGGAGCTTCCAGCGATATGGCAAATACTGTGCAGCAGGAACTGATGTCCAACGACCTGGCCAATGAACTCCGGGATGAGTTTATAACCTTTCACGAAACCAAGGATGGCAATCGGAGTCTGGCCAATATTCTGATAACCAACCGATATGGCGCAAGTATCGCCCAAACCGACCAGATCGACCACTTCCGGCACGATACAGAGACATGGTGGCAGGAATCGAAACAGCAGGAGATGTACATCGAAGAACTGGGGGGTATGAATAAAATTTCGCATACCCAAGGGATTCCGGTATCTTTCCGTATCGTTGATGACACAAACAATTTTTTTGGAATGCTTAAGACGGAAATAGATATTAAGGCGAAAATCCGCTCAGTAGAGCTTGCCACCAAACATTACAAAACCTCCCAGATTACGCTACTTACCTCGGACGGCAGAGTCATTTACAGAACCAGACCGTACCGGTTCATGGAGGATTTTTCCTCCTGGAAATATTTTAACCGGCTGCAGGGGAAAGATAATTCATTCGCAGGCATTTCCCAGGGGAACAAGGAAAAACTGTATTCCTTCTCCAGGTCCAAGGGGTATAAGCATTATCCCGGGTCAGGTTGGATACTGATGGTGGAAAATGACCTGGATGAGGTTATGGCACCAGCCCGTTCCCTGCGAAACAAAATTGTTATTACTACCCTGATATTGATTCTGCTGGGACTTCTGCTTGCATTTTTTATTTCGCAAACCATTATCCGTTCCCTGTCCAAGTTACGTGAGGGGGTTGAACGGATCGGCAAAGGAGACCTGGCTCATAAAATAGAACTAGATACCACTGATGAAGTTGGCCAACTGGCCCACTCCTTCAATGAAATGACCCGGAACCTTAAAAATATTACTGCTTCCCGGGACGAGTTAGAGACAGAAATAGCCCAACGTAAACAGGTGGAAAAAGAACGGACAAAGCTCACCGCCGAAATCACCAGAAAAAACATGGAACTGGAACAGATCGTCTACGTCACCTCCCATGACCTGCGTTCGCCTCTGGTTAATGTGCAGGGGTTCAGCAAGGAACTCGAGAACGCCATTAAGGAGCTTGTGGATGTTTACGAGGACGGAGAAATTTCCGGGGAAGAAGCAAAAAAGAAGGTTGCCCCGTTACTGCTGGAAGATATCCCTGAATCCCTTAAATACATCCAGAAAAGCATCGACAAAATGGATGCGCTGCTTGCCGGTCTCTTGGGCCTGTCGCGCCTTGGCCGCGCTATTCTCGACATAGAGGATTGCGACATGGACAGATTGATGAAGGATGTCCTCGCATCAGTTGAATACCAGATCAATGCCTCCGGGGTAATTGTTGACCTAAGCCCGCTCCCGCCGTGCAGAGGAGATGCAGACCAGCTCAACCAGGTTTTCTCAAACATTATTGATAACGCCTTAAAATATTTTGATCCGGATCGCCCTGGTCGAATCAGTCTTTCCGGGCAGATTAAGAATGGGCGTGCCGTTTACTGCGTGACAGATAACGGCATCGGCATTGCTGCCGAACATCAGAATAAGATATTTGAACTGTTCCACCGACTCAATCCCGCCGCAAGTTCAGGCGAGGGTTTAGGCCTGAATATCATCAGCCGTATTCTCGAAAGACAGGATGGCAAGGTATGGCTGGAGTCGGAACCTGGAAAAGGCAGCAGCTTTTATGTGGAATTACCGGGACAAGAGATAGGCTAG
- a CDS encoding ABC transporter substrate-binding protein translates to MNLADRNRPPKKNILFLGLFFAALLVVIFLLFQSREKETIKIGAIISLSGYGSHLVDLRDAMLLAVDEINSQGGVNGRKIELLIEDSKTDPEEAKAAFERLENGSKKPVLYVSTHSNVSIALAPLAAKHQVVLVGLNTSAPEFIKNEWVYRHFITAGEEGRVAQRLLSELKVQSLGIFNLDDPYGNSVVEALEKNLADTGVKIIKTVFQNDVQDMTPQIEAVQGMQAVYLAGFVKHVAMGIRQLRQANYQGIIITPSGGANPKVTTLPEAEGVYVLAPIVYNPNYQFARDFQEKFESTYNKPFSHNAANGYDFVKIFAGLIDEQEVSRRNIKHILDQGFMYSGVLGYQELEPGGQEILLPLHPTRIQDGNLTFLRKNYR, encoded by the coding sequence ATGAACCTGGCTGATCGAAACAGGCCCCCAAAAAAAAACATACTTTTTCTCGGCCTGTTCTTCGCGGCCCTACTTGTCGTGATTTTCTTGCTTTTCCAGTCAAGGGAAAAAGAGACGATCAAAATCGGCGCCATCATCTCGCTCTCGGGCTATGGCAGCCACCTGGTGGACCTGCGGGATGCCATGCTCCTGGCAGTTGACGAGATTAACTCCCAGGGTGGTGTAAACGGCCGTAAAATCGAATTGCTTATCGAAGATTCCAAAACAGATCCTGAAGAGGCTAAAGCGGCCTTTGAACGTCTTGAGAACGGCAGTAAAAAACCGGTGCTCTATGTTTCCACCCACAGCAATGTCAGTATAGCACTGGCACCCTTGGCAGCCAAGCATCAGGTAGTGCTGGTTGGCCTGAACACCTCGGCACCTGAATTCATCAAAAATGAGTGGGTATACCGACATTTCATTACTGCCGGGGAAGAGGGCAGAGTGGCGCAGCGTCTGCTCAGTGAATTAAAAGTGCAGTCCCTTGGAATATTCAACCTGGATGACCCCTACGGTAACTCCGTGGTGGAAGCACTTGAAAAAAATCTGGCCGATACGGGCGTAAAGATAATAAAAACCGTCTTTCAGAATGATGTTCAGGACATGACCCCCCAGATTGAAGCCGTGCAAGGGATGCAGGCCGTTTATCTGGCCGGCTTCGTTAAGCACGTTGCCATGGGGATCAGACAACTCCGGCAAGCGAATTATCAGGGGATTATTATAACACCCAGCGGCGGCGCCAATCCAAAGGTCACAACTCTCCCTGAAGCTGAAGGAGTCTACGTTTTGGCTCCCATTGTTTACAATCCGAATTATCAATTTGCCAGAGATTTCCAGGAAAAATTCGAATCCACATACAACAAACCATTCAGCCACAATGCCGCCAATGGGTACGATTTTGTTAAAATTTTTGCCGGGTTGATTGATGAGCAGGAGGTTTCGCGCAGGAACATCAAGCACATACTTGACCAGGGCTTTATGTATTCAGGAGTTCTGGGCTATCAGGAACTTGAGCCCGGTGGCCAGGAGATTCTGTTGCCTCTCCATCCCACCCGAATTCAGGACGGCAACTTAACTTTTCTCAGAAAAAATTATAGATGA